Proteins co-encoded in one Zootoca vivipara chromosome 3, rZooViv1.1, whole genome shotgun sequence genomic window:
- the LOC118082292 gene encoding uncharacterized protein LOC118082292, whose protein sequence is MGQQESAQRLQHAEELKGLIEASGQVVHSVESLVELLEDIESYCPSYPEAGSLNLRDWERIGMVLLTSPRASIATVLLWQRCRDAIAKVGIALGSNRKRSVTSNQGPSLPDSRLQGEKVKTSPVSAPKAKTATVAANAETAGVQDVNSLDSPLAPEKPMVSAVCKGFQMERDKGALSSEELEAGMQAFPVTQVVNAQGQAQYNWSSLSYQIMRELRKSLKETGLRSTFTLGLLESVSNSYDLIPQDWKEQQKGTLAGLPAFLLAAYLNVPRASNCIAGSCAVEHAGDWVILSELKRALFAKANSIKLTMPEQMFPFNPGR, encoded by the coding sequence ATGGGACAACAGGAATCAGCTCAGCGACTGCAGCACGCGGAAGAGTTGAAGGGGCTTATAGAAGCCTCTGGTCAGGTAGTGCATAGTGTGGAATCACTAGTGGAATTATTGGAGGATATAGAGAGCTATTGCCCATCCTACCCGGAAGCGGGCTCTTTAAATCTGCGGGATTGGGAGAGAATAGGGATGGTGTTGTTGACCTCCCCCCGTGCGTCCATAGCGACtgtgttgttgtggcaaaggTGTAGAGACGCGATAGCAAAGGTAGGGATTGCATTGGGATCTAACCGAAAGAGATCAGTAACCAGCAATCAGGGACCATCCCTGCCCGATTCTCGGCTCCAAGGGGAGAAGGTTAAAACTTCTCCAGTTTCAGCCCCTAAGGCAAAAACAGCTACAGTAGCTGCTAATGCAGAGACAGCAGGGGTTCAGGATGTTAATTCCTTAGACTCTCCATTGGCCCCTGAAAAGCCGATGGTGAGCGCAGTGTGTAAAGGATTTCAGATGGAAAGAGATAAGGGAGCGTTGTCTAGCGAGGAGTTAGAAGCGGGAATGCAAGCTTTCCCTGTAACTCAGGTTGTTAATGCCCAGGGACAAGCTCAGTACAATTGGTCTTCTTTGTCGTATCAGATTATGAGGGAACTTAGAAAGAGTCTGAAAGAGACAGGGTTACGCTCCACTTTTACATTGGGGTTGCTTGAAAGTGTCAGTAATTCTTATGACTTGATACCCCAGGACTGGaaggaacagcagaaaggaaCTTTGGCAGGacttcctgccttcctcctcgcTGCTTACTTAAATGTCCCGCGTGCCTCAAACTGTATTGCCGGCTCCTGTGCTGTAGAGCATGCTGGAGACTGGGTGATTTTGAGTGAGCTGAAAAGGGCTCTCTTTGCGAAGGCCAACAGCATTAAGCTCACAATGCCTGagcaaatgtttccttttaatCCAGGAAGGTGA